In Paenibacillus algicola, a genomic segment contains:
- a CDS encoding helix-turn-helix transcriptional regulator encodes MSDKLYRWFNIIYAIQARPGITAPELAQKCDVDVRTIYRDLRSLDTLAPIVNDGYGKGYTFAGDFAMYPLNWTPQEELVFTMLPSILDHTQLPPGFESAYDKIMAARTREKRRNQDILKHVTDIIQMGSPAYREDSPNHLLPVIQAILAEQTLSVTYHTQSRNELTEREIDPYYLIPRDQRFYLIGYCHLAGQIRTFRLSRFRKLEVTARSFEKGDFNLANYMKHTWSIERGTGQITFKVKFSREVARYIKEEEMFVRPKMTDLPDGSLLFEVTLNHDREFLNWVNQYGPDAEILEPRSYRKMMQEKLSRWRGLYGE; translated from the coding sequence ATGTCTGACAAACTTTATCGTTGGTTCAATATTATTTACGCGATTCAGGCAAGGCCTGGGATTACAGCTCCGGAGCTGGCTCAAAAATGTGATGTCGATGTCCGCACCATTTACCGTGATCTTCGTTCTCTGGACACCCTCGCTCCCATCGTCAATGACGGTTATGGCAAAGGCTATACCTTTGCCGGGGATTTCGCCATGTATCCTCTGAACTGGACGCCGCAGGAGGAGCTGGTGTTTACGATGCTTCCATCGATCCTGGATCACACCCAGCTTCCGCCGGGCTTTGAGAGCGCCTATGACAAAATAATGGCTGCCCGGACCCGGGAGAAGCGGCGGAATCAGGACATTTTGAAGCATGTGACAGACATTATTCAGATGGGCTCCCCGGCCTACCGGGAGGACAGCCCCAACCACCTGCTCCCTGTGATTCAGGCCATACTGGCAGAGCAGACGTTAAGCGTGACCTACCATACGCAAAGCCGGAATGAGCTGACTGAGCGGGAGATTGATCCTTATTATCTGATTCCGCGGGATCAGCGGTTTTACCTCATTGGCTATTGCCATTTAGCAGGGCAGATCCGCACCTTCCGGCTCAGCCGGTTCCGTAAACTGGAGGTCACCGCGCGTTCTTTTGAAAAAGGAGACTTCAATCTGGCCAACTACATGAAGCACACCTGGTCCATTGAGCGCGGAACCGGGCAGATCACCTTCAAAGTCAAATTTTCGCGCGAGGTCGCCCGTTACATCAAGGAGGAAGAAATGTTCGTCCGGCCCAAAATGACAGACCTGCCGGATGGCAGCCTGCTGTTTGAGGTCACCCTGAACCACGACCGTGAATTCCTGAACTGGGTCAACCAATACGGCCCGGACGCCGAAATCCTGGAGCCCCGCAGCTACCGCAAGATGATGCAGGAGAAGCTGTCGCGCTGGCGTGGGCTGTATGGAGAGTGA
- a CDS encoding HEAT repeat domain-containing protein has translation MEPQENALQPEDRYKKLKADANRMADWRTRVKAIEELGALDHPHAVDVLMHRMQQDPVYRVQVAAYEQLKGLGEEVHKPKPSPEEPVKGLTKMLVRIKKSLPKDHTYEQFKDKLNKMRADVYDIYEGEKGDGFDAWLEAKWSDLRI, from the coding sequence ATAGAACCACAAGAGAACGCCCTGCAGCCGGAGGACCGGTACAAGAAGCTCAAGGCGGATGCGAACCGGATGGCGGACTGGCGTACGCGGGTAAAGGCGATTGAGGAATTAGGTGCACTCGATCACCCGCATGCGGTGGACGTTCTGATGCACCGCATGCAGCAGGACCCGGTATACCGGGTTCAGGTCGCTGCCTATGAGCAGCTGAAAGGCCTGGGCGAAGAGGTTCACAAGCCGAAGCCCAGTCCGGAAGAGCCGGTCAAAGGCTTGACCAAGATGCTCGTCCGCATTAAGAAGAGCCTGCCCAAGGATCACACCTACGAGCAGTTCAAGGACAAGCTGAACAAGATGAGAGCAGATGTCTATGACATCTATGAAGGTGAAAAAGGCGACGGCTTCGATGCCTGGCTGGAAGCCAAGTGGAGCGATTTGCGCATCTGA
- a CDS encoding copper amine oxidase N-terminal domain-containing protein translates to MKYPFRVLLGLLAAVLWYTVLPWDEAYAGSTPDVYIDDVRLQQEHVVMKDNRIFIAFTDLVQLREGLDMEWNHVNKEIEITGPKTYLVITVGKSTVIKDEEQLEMDAEPFIHEGKTMVPLRFASEALGREIKWVKSEQTAYVSGGSTDV, encoded by the coding sequence ATGAAGTATCCCTTCCGTGTGCTGCTGGGACTGCTGGCTGCTGTCCTCTGGTATACGGTTCTTCCCTGGGACGAGGCCTATGCCGGCAGTACGCCGGACGTATATATAGACGATGTGAGACTCCAGCAGGAGCATGTGGTCATGAAGGATAACCGGATCTTTATTGCCTTTACGGACCTGGTTCAGCTCCGCGAGGGATTGGACATGGAATGGAACCATGTAAATAAGGAGATTGAGATTACCGGGCCCAAGACGTATCTCGTCATTACGGTCGGGAAGAGCACTGTCATTAAGGATGAGGAGCAGCTGGAGATGGATGCCGAGCCCTTTATCCATGAAGGCAAGACCATGGTGCCGCTTCGCTTTGCCTCCGAGGCTTTAGGCCGGGAGATCAAATGGGTGAAGTCGGAGCAGACCGCGTACGTGAGCGGCGGGAGCACCGACGTGTGA
- a CDS encoding AgrD family cyclic lactone autoinducer peptide: MRTLTLTLLSKAKHAAFTATATCLTLLAVFFVQVASPVFIYSGETPEELLNKD; the protein is encoded by the coding sequence GTGAGAACCCTGACCCTGACCCTGCTCAGCAAAGCTAAACACGCTGCATTTACGGCAACCGCCACATGCCTGACGCTGCTCGCGGTATTTTTTGTTCAAGTAGCAAGCCCGGTCTTCATTTACAGTGGAGAAACGCCGGAAGAGCTTTTGAATAAGGACTGA
- a CDS encoding YfbR-like 5'-deoxynucleotidase: MGIHTYFRSLNDLERIIRTPGKFKFEEHSVSAHSWKVVQYAKTLADIEELNGVPINWKKLYEITSSHDYGEIFIGDIKTPVKHSSLELRSMLQQVEEGMIRHFIEENIPEEFQGIFRRQLREGKDGSLEGLILEVADKMDQVYEAFAELQRGNTEKEFVLMYRHALIKIKNIDLHCVRYFLGHILPDIIEESQISPIDIKGITEEALAQQ; the protein is encoded by the coding sequence ATGGGCATTCACACGTACTTTCGTTCTCTCAACGACCTGGAGCGGATTATCCGCACCCCCGGCAAATTCAAATTCGAAGAGCACAGCGTCTCCGCCCACTCCTGGAAGGTGGTACAGTATGCAAAGACGCTCGCAGATATTGAGGAGCTGAATGGGGTACCCATCAATTGGAAGAAGCTGTATGAGATTACGAGCAGCCACGATTATGGCGAAATTTTTATCGGAGATATCAAGACTCCGGTGAAGCACTCCTCCCTGGAGCTCCGCTCTATGCTGCAGCAGGTGGAGGAAGGAATGATCCGGCACTTTATTGAGGAGAACATTCCGGAGGAGTTTCAGGGCATTTTCCGCCGGCAGCTGCGGGAGGGCAAGGATGGCTCGCTTGAAGGGCTGATCCTGGAGGTTGCGGACAAGATGGACCAGGTGTATGAGGCTTTTGCAGAGCTGCAGCGGGGAAATACAGAGAAGGAATTTGTGCTCATGTACCGCCACGCGCTGATCAAGATCAAGAATATCGACCTCCACTGCGTCCGTTATTTCCTGGGACATATTTTGCCGGATATTATAGAAGAAAGTCAGATTTCCCCCATTGATATCAAGGGCATTACGGAAGAAGCCTTGGCGCAGCAATGA
- a CDS encoding accessory gene regulator ArgB-like protein, protein MKIEHAALRMAQAIKKEVPEHPSSIAVLKHGIAILLNMTGIVSAVLLISWAAGTTAEALTAMISFALLRQVSGGVHLKTGAACILLTTLLLTLISWVHLPQIWTHGFTAGAFILTAMYAPSRIEYQSRIPRTFYRTLTFISCMLIMTNFVIQSDIIAASFLVQAMTLIRLKGGENPDPDPAQQS, encoded by the coding sequence ATGAAGATTGAACACGCCGCCTTAAGAATGGCCCAAGCTATTAAAAAAGAAGTGCCCGAGCATCCGTCTTCCATCGCTGTTCTGAAGCACGGTATTGCTATTCTGCTCAATATGACAGGTATTGTATCCGCTGTGCTGCTCATCTCCTGGGCAGCCGGCACTACGGCAGAGGCGTTGACGGCGATGATCAGCTTCGCCCTCCTAAGGCAGGTATCCGGCGGTGTTCATCTGAAGACCGGTGCCGCCTGCATTCTCCTGACAACACTGCTTCTGACTCTGATTTCCTGGGTCCACCTGCCTCAGATATGGACTCATGGCTTTACCGCCGGCGCCTTCATCCTGACGGCTATGTACGCTCCAAGCCGGATTGAATATCAATCCCGGATCCCCCGCACATTCTACAGAACGCTTACCTTCATCAGCTGTATGCTCATCATGACCAACTTTGTCATCCAATCGGATATTATTGCTGCTTCTTTTCTAGTTCAGGCTATGACCTTGATCCGCTTGAAAGGAGGTGAGAACCCTGACCCTGACCCTGCTCAGCAAAGCTAA
- a CDS encoding GAF domain-containing sensor histidine kinase encodes MLKTDYIDVLSVISHKLYDSAAKVMVTASRTIPANTFCIAKLDKVSTQVLKAYNRDKLILNEGLVVENAESYCALVTEHTQGPLVIDNNLTHPLTKDMAATQFVGGCSFVGVPIRSETGAFYGSLCSFDHEFYRFGERDVELLLSLSDFYTGLLEMEQTLGLLREKEVLAERLVEERKDLLAVLSHEIRSPMNGIIGIADLLHHTNLSDEQSMYVNLMEKNGQGLLDMMDQIMEYSRLESGSPKQDQTPFSIRDVLDRVLQEYTPAAKEKGVLLQSQFEAEEERALLGDVGKVTTIVHGLVDNAVKFTDRGQVTLIARMETNPEGASVVDLEIHDTGCGIPVEQHERLFQAFSPIRDAKVPGKPVGVGLGLSMCRQLAEAIHARVWLEETNEEGSCFIFQFECPAI; translated from the coding sequence ATGTTGAAAACTGACTATATCGATGTGTTGTCAGTTATTTCGCACAAATTGTATGATTCCGCTGCTAAGGTGATGGTGACGGCAAGCCGGACTATTCCGGCAAACACGTTCTGTATCGCCAAACTGGATAAAGTTTCCACACAGGTGCTAAAGGCGTATAATCGGGACAAGCTGATTTTGAATGAGGGGCTCGTGGTAGAAAACGCGGAGTCGTACTGCGCTCTCGTGACAGAGCATACCCAAGGACCATTAGTGATCGACAATAATCTAACGCATCCCTTAACCAAAGACATGGCAGCAACTCAATTTGTGGGCGGGTGCTCTTTCGTCGGTGTTCCCATACGTTCAGAGACTGGGGCATTTTATGGTTCTCTTTGTTCCTTCGATCACGAGTTTTATCGCTTCGGCGAGAGGGATGTTGAGCTGCTTCTTTCATTATCTGATTTTTATACGGGATTGTTAGAAATGGAACAAACGCTTGGGCTGCTTCGGGAAAAAGAAGTATTGGCCGAGCGATTGGTGGAAGAACGCAAGGATTTATTGGCTGTGCTGAGCCACGAAATTCGCTCGCCTATGAATGGTATTATCGGGATCGCGGATCTGCTGCATCATACGAATCTGTCGGATGAGCAAAGTATGTATGTGAATCTGATGGAGAAGAACGGACAAGGTCTGCTGGATATGATGGATCAGATTATGGAATATTCACGGCTGGAATCGGGGTCGCCGAAACAGGACCAAACCCCGTTTAGTATCAGGGATGTTCTCGACCGGGTGCTGCAGGAGTACACGCCTGCAGCAAAAGAAAAGGGCGTCCTGCTTCAATCTCAGTTTGAGGCTGAAGAAGAGCGGGCATTGCTAGGGGATGTAGGGAAAGTCACTACAATTGTGCACGGTCTTGTTGACAACGCCGTTAAATTCACCGATCGAGGTCAAGTCACATTAATTGCTCGGATGGAGACGAACCCCGAGGGGGCGTCGGTTGTGGATTTAGAAATTCACGATACAGGCTGCGGCATTCCGGTGGAGCAGCACGAGCGACTGTTCCAAGCATTTTCTCCTATTCGTGATGCTAAGGTTCCGGGTAAGCCGGTCGGAGTGGGACTTGGCCTTTCGATGTGCAGACAGCTGGCAGAGGCTATCCATGCCCGTGTTTGGCTAGAAGAAACAAATGAAGAGGGAAGCTGCTTTATTTTTCAGTTTGAGTGCCCTGCGATTTAA
- a CDS encoding DASH family cryptochrome: MKCALVWFRRDLRVHDHQPLLSASASGLPVVGLYCLDPREYGVTGFGYPKTGAHRARFILESVAELRDNLNKLGIPLLVRLGKPEEVMPELIQSGLDLVEVHAHDELGTEESYVLQQVKDSLGEVELYTYFGHSLVHPEDLPFPLEELPKLYTPFKQRILKSQERCIRSMLPLPERQSVSLAVEEGDLPELAALGLADDELPPQPVFTGGSSAGRKRLTYYFHEQDHISRYSETRNGMLEPDASSKLSPYLALGCLSPRFVYWSLKEAEAARSVNESTQGFLDELLWREYFIYVHRKHGSRIFAAGGLDGKRLEWSSDPALLQAWTEGNTGYPLVDANMRELRQTGWMSNRGRQNTASFLAKNLGIHWRAGAQWFESQLLDYDVSVNYGNWCYNAAVGNDTRPYRIFNVSKQGRDYDPAGDYAKHWLPELAAVPGEQVYDVPEWTWFEQQEFGLELGKDYPFPIVEWMPSVEAFRSRLKQAKG; this comes from the coding sequence ATGAAATGCGCCTTAGTCTGGTTTCGGCGGGATCTGCGTGTACACGATCACCAGCCGCTGTTATCGGCATCTGCGTCCGGTCTGCCGGTCGTTGGATTATACTGCCTGGACCCCCGGGAATACGGGGTGACCGGCTTTGGATATCCCAAAACCGGGGCACACCGGGCACGCTTCATTCTTGAAAGTGTGGCCGAGCTGCGGGACAACCTGAACAAGCTTGGCATTCCGCTGCTGGTTCGGCTGGGTAAGCCGGAGGAGGTCATGCCGGAGCTTATTCAGAGCGGCCTCGATCTGGTGGAGGTCCATGCTCATGACGAGCTGGGCACGGAGGAGTCCTATGTGCTGCAGCAGGTGAAGGACAGCTTAGGAGAAGTGGAGCTGTACACGTACTTCGGGCATAGCCTGGTCCACCCGGAGGATCTTCCTTTCCCGCTCGAAGAGCTGCCGAAGCTGTATACGCCGTTCAAGCAGCGGATCTTGAAGTCGCAGGAGCGCTGTATCCGCAGCATGCTTCCACTGCCGGAGCGTCAAAGCGTTTCACTGGCTGTCGAGGAAGGAGACCTGCCAGAGCTTGCCGCGCTGGGGCTTGCCGATGATGAGCTGCCGCCGCAGCCAGTATTTACCGGGGGCTCCTCGGCAGGCCGCAAGCGTTTGACGTATTATTTTCACGAGCAGGACCATATTAGCCGCTACAGTGAAACCCGCAACGGAATGCTGGAGCCGGACGCCTCCTCGAAGCTGTCACCTTATCTGGCCCTAGGCTGCCTGTCGCCGCGCTTTGTCTATTGGAGCCTCAAGGAGGCGGAGGCCGCCCGGTCGGTGAATGAATCGACGCAGGGGTTCCTGGATGAGCTGCTGTGGAGAGAGTACTTCATCTATGTGCATCGCAAGCATGGGAGCCGGATATTTGCAGCGGGGGGCTTGGACGGCAAGCGCCTGGAGTGGTCCAGCGACCCTGCGCTGCTGCAGGCATGGACTGAAGGCAACACCGGGTATCCGCTGGTGGATGCCAATATGAGAGAGCTGCGGCAGACCGGGTGGATGTCGAATCGGGGCCGGCAGAATACGGCTAGCTTTTTGGCAAAAAATCTGGGGATTCACTGGCGTGCCGGCGCCCAGTGGTTCGAGTCTCAGCTGCTGGATTACGACGTATCGGTTAATTACGGCAACTGGTGCTACAATGCGGCAGTAGGAAACGATACGCGGCCGTACCGGATTTTTAATGTCAGCAAGCAAGGGCGTGATTATGATCCTGCTGGCGACTATGCCAAGCACTGGCTTCCGGAGCTTGCCGCCGTTCCTGGGGAACAGGTCTATGATGTGCCTGAATGGACGTGGTTTGAGCAGCAGGAGTTTGGTCTGGAATTGGGGAAGGATTACCCGTTTCCTATTGTGGAGTGGATGCCCTCCGTTGAGGCATTTCGATCCCGGCTAAAACAGGCTAAAGGATAA
- the thiD gene encoding bifunctional hydroxymethylpyrimidine kinase/phosphomethylpyrimidine kinase has protein sequence MSDTIHNRLQDEQVHIPRALTIAGSDSGGGAGIQADLKTFQELEVFGMSAITAVTVQNTLGVTGVYPLPPEACAAQIEAVSQDLGVDAVKTGMLFNAPIIEAAAEVIGRYKWSSVVVDPVMIAKGGAELLQAEAVYALKHKLLPLARVVTPNIPEAEALAGIEIRTPEDRKEAARRIHSLGPAFVVIKGGHDEEDSRQVTDLVYDGDVFTELSGRRIHTVHTHGTGCTFSAAVTAWLAKGADPLQAMTEGRAFIQAAIEDSLGLGGGHGPTNHWAYQRRLARRQPAQPRS, from the coding sequence ATGAGTGACACGATACACAACAGGCTGCAAGATGAGCAGGTACATATTCCCCGCGCCTTGACGATTGCCGGCTCGGATAGCGGGGGCGGTGCCGGCATTCAGGCTGACTTGAAGACGTTTCAGGAGCTGGAGGTCTTCGGCATGTCCGCCATTACGGCCGTGACCGTGCAGAACACGCTGGGCGTGACGGGAGTCTATCCTCTCCCGCCAGAAGCATGCGCTGCCCAGATTGAGGCCGTATCGCAGGATCTCGGGGTAGATGCGGTAAAGACAGGCATGCTGTTTAATGCTCCCATTATTGAAGCGGCCGCCGAGGTCATAGGACGATATAAATGGAGCTCCGTGGTGGTCGATCCCGTCATGATTGCAAAGGGCGGAGCAGAGCTGCTCCAAGCCGAAGCGGTGTACGCCTTGAAGCACAAGCTCTTGCCGCTTGCCCGGGTCGTAACGCCGAACATTCCGGAGGCCGAGGCGCTGGCCGGCATCGAGATCCGGACGCCGGAGGACCGGAAGGAAGCTGCCCGCCGTATTCACAGCCTGGGTCCGGCGTTCGTCGTGATCAAAGGCGGACATGACGAAGAGGACAGCAGGCAGGTGACGGACCTGGTTTATGACGGAGACGTCTTCACCGAGCTCTCGGGGCGAAGAATCCACACGGTGCATACGCATGGAACCGGCTGCACCTTCTCGGCAGCCGTGACAGCATGGCTCGCCAAGGGGGCTGATCCGCTGCAAGCTATGACGGAGGGCCGGGCATTTATCCAGGCTGCCATTGAGGACAGCCTGGGACTCGGGGGAGGCCACGGGCCGACCAATCACTGGGCGTACCAGCGCCGCCTGGCTCGGCGCCAGCCAGCACAGCCGCGCAGCTAG
- the tenA gene encoding thiaminase II, with translation MSFSQQLRQEADPIFEAIFNHPFVRGIAEGRLDREQLMHYVKQDFEYLNAFMRIYGIAISKCSDREDIAMFNEQISFVLHSEIHPHNNFCDVAGVTYEELQGFPLSPSAHHYIRHMLTVAHEGTLGEIMAVLLPCPWTYVEIGAKLMEELQPDPSHPFYDWITFYGTRGEGVTTKLCQRLDAWALQAGEEEKKRMKEYFMLSCQLEYMFWDMAFRLEEWPVPQPAAVV, from the coding sequence ATGAGCTTTTCACAACAGCTCCGCCAAGAGGCGGACCCTATTTTTGAGGCAATCTTTAATCATCCCTTTGTCCGCGGTATTGCGGAAGGCCGGTTAGACCGGGAGCAGCTGATGCATTATGTAAAGCAGGATTTTGAATATTTGAACGCGTTTATGCGCATTTACGGCATTGCCATCTCCAAGTGCAGTGACCGCGAAGACATCGCAATGTTCAATGAACAGATTTCCTTCGTGCTGCACAGCGAGATTCATCCGCACAACAATTTCTGCGATGTGGCTGGCGTCACCTACGAGGAGCTGCAGGGCTTCCCGCTGTCGCCATCGGCACATCACTACATCCGCCATATGCTGACTGTCGCGCACGAGGGCACCTTGGGCGAGATTATGGCTGTCCTGCTGCCTTGCCCTTGGACGTATGTGGAGATTGGCGCGAAGCTGATGGAAGAGCTGCAGCCCGATCCGTCCCATCCGTTCTATGACTGGATTACCTTCTATGGTACACGGGGCGAAGGCGTTACGACGAAGCTGTGTCAGCGGCTGGATGCCTGGGCGCTTCAAGCCGGAGAAGAAGAGAAGAAGCGCATGAAGGAGTACTTTATGCTCAGCTGCCAGCTGGAGTATATGTTCTGGGATATGGCTTTCCGCCTGGAAGAGTGGCCGGTTCCGCAGCCCGCAGCAGTCGTTTAG
- a CDS encoding extracellular solute-binding protein, with product MQSNVVKRIVPGLLALCLVVTGCGAGSSEKEAATVEPAQKVGDKYDPPITMTTARGIDASLKFKDGETIEDNVHTRWAKDKLGINLEYMWTVPSEQNGFENKIRLSLAAGKPLPDVITVPNLLLAGELMDSGKLMDITEAFDKYASPRLKEIYNKHPELWQLVTRDGKKLGLPLTSGGDVNDPVLWVRQDWLDELGLEAPSTVEDMEKVMKAFVEAKPDGHETIGLSFSMDGGIEQAMSWVFGAYGDYMPRAWNESSDGSLVYGSIQPNVKEGLALLQDWFRKGYLDKEVALMDWNKSAEAFNSGKSGMIVGQFHSPLGRFNLEKIEGAEMKPYLYPAGPGDRRAHLGSNLYANIALFNKDFKHIDAFFHYYDMLHGNVLGDKSSDFYNCYFEGYECVVTDGKADLKNVPGGTIPARFYLINQPEIPFVQNEIRKKLFDGQEPQTGYEIRTKGLGELSVEAGAHVYESREYRVENKFLSAPTKTMLSRKAQLDKIENEYFTKIIYGELSVDAFDQFVQEWKKNGGDTITAEVNEWYKSVAAK from the coding sequence ATGCAATCGAATGTTGTGAAACGGATCGTCCCAGGCTTGCTGGCATTATGCTTGGTCGTAACGGGGTGCGGAGCAGGATCGTCAGAGAAGGAAGCCGCTACTGTAGAGCCTGCTCAAAAGGTTGGCGACAAGTATGATCCGCCCATTACGATGACAACAGCAAGAGGGATTGATGCATCCTTGAAGTTCAAGGACGGGGAAACGATTGAAGATAATGTACATACCCGTTGGGCTAAGGATAAGCTTGGCATCAATCTGGAGTATATGTGGACAGTGCCATCTGAGCAAAATGGATTCGAAAACAAAATCCGTCTGTCACTTGCAGCAGGCAAACCGCTCCCTGATGTCATCACGGTTCCCAATCTCCTGCTCGCTGGCGAGTTAATGGATTCGGGCAAGCTCATGGACATCACAGAAGCTTTCGATAAGTATGCGTCACCACGATTAAAAGAAATCTATAACAAGCACCCGGAGCTGTGGCAGCTCGTGACCCGGGATGGTAAAAAGCTGGGACTCCCCTTAACAAGTGGTGGAGACGTAAATGATCCGGTTCTTTGGGTTCGCCAGGATTGGCTGGATGAGTTGGGCCTTGAGGCACCTTCCACCGTTGAGGACATGGAGAAAGTAATGAAAGCGTTTGTAGAAGCGAAGCCGGACGGTCACGAAACAATCGGATTATCCTTCTCTATGGATGGCGGCATTGAACAGGCTATGAGCTGGGTCTTTGGTGCATACGGGGACTATATGCCGCGAGCTTGGAACGAGTCTTCCGACGGTAGCCTGGTGTACGGCTCGATTCAGCCAAATGTGAAGGAAGGCCTTGCACTTCTACAGGACTGGTTCCGTAAAGGATATCTTGATAAAGAGGTTGCCTTGATGGACTGGAACAAGTCTGCAGAGGCGTTTAACTCCGGCAAATCCGGTATGATTGTGGGTCAGTTCCATTCCCCGCTAGGCCGGTTTAATCTGGAGAAGATCGAAGGCGCTGAGATGAAGCCATACCTGTATCCGGCAGGGCCTGGTGATCGAAGAGCGCATTTAGGCTCCAATTTATACGCGAATATTGCCCTGTTTAACAAGGATTTCAAGCATATTGATGCATTCTTCCATTACTACGACATGCTTCACGGCAATGTACTCGGCGACAAGTCCTCCGATTTTTATAATTGTTATTTTGAAGGCTATGAGTGTGTTGTAACGGATGGAAAGGCTGATCTAAAAAATGTTCCTGGGGGTACAATCCCGGCTCGCTTTTATTTGATTAACCAGCCAGAGATCCCATTTGTGCAAAATGAAATCAGAAAGAAGCTCTTTGATGGCCAAGAGCCTCAAACAGGATATGAAATCCGTACAAAGGGTTTAGGTGAGTTATCTGTCGAAGCAGGAGCTCATGTATACGAATCCAGAGAATACCGGGTTGAGAACAAGTTCTTGTCGGCACCTACCAAAACCATGCTCTCCCGAAAAGCTCAGCTGGATAAAATTGAGAACGAATATTTCACGAAAATCATTTATGGTGAGCTTTCTGTAGACGCTTTTGACCAGTTTGTGCAGGAATGGAAGAAGAACGGCGGAGACACGATCACAGCAGAAGTGAACGAATGGTACAAGAGTGTAGCTGCGAAATAA